The Eriocheir sinensis breed Jianghai 21 chromosome 29, ASM2467909v1, whole genome shotgun sequence genomic interval ACTATAACCACACCATATCCGGGCATACTGGGGCCACACTAGTCATCCAAGGGTCAGGTCACACTATCCTCACACACTAGAGCATGAAAGCCACACTACGTCCACACAACTAGCATGCAAGAGCCACACTAGATGAGGGAGCTGGCTGGAGGTCACATCACACGCCACATCACGCTGACACACTCGCCACATGTCCTATCACGTCAGACCCACACACAGGAACACATGGTCGCGGTGGGGGTGTTGCATATCTCACGTGTGTTCACCCAGGTCAaggtcactcactcacccacacactgacTGACCTTTATCCTTATGTTCTTGTTGCTTGAGGTCACCCAGACACCCATGGATTTAGTGacctttctcctcgttttcattctttttctcgtttttttttttttcttttcctctttctccacacaCTTACAGATTTCGtgacccttctccttttctttcttttctttcttttcctcctctcccttctccttcacccaTAGACAAATTTAGTgaccctcttgttttcctttcttttccatcttttctttctccttttcctcttttctcttttattccttcaccTACAGATATATTTCGTGACCCTCCcagtttccatttttctcctcttctctcttttcctcctcctcctcctaaaggtTCTGCAGGGAGTCCTTGTCCTCCGAATACCCACTTTCCTCACTGATGTTGTCCCCGTCTAGCCTGGCCGCCATCTTGCCCCCTCCGTCCCCCGTCTcaatgatgtggtggtggtggtgtgtgtgcggggggtcATCCTGCTCGCTCCCCGCTTCGCACGCCCCACACGACGACCCACAGGAATCGCAGTGTGACCCTAAGGACTCTGGCTGGTCAGAGGTCAAGGACTCTTCACCAGGGGGCGCTAGGGTCAGTTCCCGCGCCAGTGTTGCCAGGAGTCCTAGGTCGCTGGctgcctcgtcctcctcgtcctcgtgtgTGTCGCTGCCGCACCGCCCTTCATCGTCATCAGCGGCCTCCTCCACGGACTCCAGCGTCGgcaagggcggggcggggcagtacATGAGGTCAGAGTCATACGCATTGACCTCACACTTCTGGATTTGACCCGTTCGAGTGCCccctccttccttgaccttcacctcctcttgagacacctcctcctcctcctcctcctcttcctcctcctcctcctcgtcctcctcctccagcacacaCGTCTCCCTGCCCCCACTGGCCGCCTCGCTCTCTGAGTCATAATCCATGAGAATGTCAGATGTGGTGTCTGAAACGGTGCTTGAACCCCCGACATCCGCCCCGGGTTGTAGATGCACGGACGCAGCCTCGCCATcactcccatcctcttcctcctcctcctcctcctcctcctcctcgagtatCTCCTCAATAGCGCCTAGTTTCGGGGCACTCTTGGAGCGTTCTAGCGGCGGCCGGTAGTTGGAGCCGCCGGTGGAGAGGAGCAGCTTGCGGCGAGGGATGGAGGCGGAGTCGTAGAGGGCGTGCATGAGGGACAGTCTCGCGTTCTGCCGCACCACCTTCTCGCGGCGGAATTCTTGCAGAGCAGCGGCCAGACGAACTCGGAGCTGCGTCGCCATGGCctgggagagagatgaggggatgAGACGCTGCGATTATGAGAGCAAAATGATGTAGTTATGAGAGAGAAAGATGCTGTAATTATGAGAGATAAAAAGATGCTGCGATTATGAGAGCAAAATGATGTAGTTATGAGAGAGAAAGATGCTGTAATTATGAGAGATAAAAAGATGCTGCGATTATGAGAGCAAAATGATGTAGTTATGAGAGAGAAAGATGTTGTAAttatgagagatagaaagatgcTGGGGTTATGAGAGCAAAATGATGTAGTTATGAGAGAGAAAGATGctgtaattatgagagagagaaagatgctgCGAATATGAGAGATTGTAAGATGCTGCGATTATGAGAGCAAAATGATGTAGTTATGAGAGAGAAAGATGCTGTAAttatgagagatagaaagatgcTGTAGTTATGAGAGCAAGATGGTGGTAGATAGAGAGTAGATAACATTATAATTAGAGACGTACTGTGGTTTAGcaatagagaaaatgaaagagtgaGATGATAGCAGATATAAGGGATGAcggagatgaaaataatgatagcaATCAAAGAAATATTGCGGTTAAGAGAGGGACATATGGTCGTTATTAGATGAGATTAGAGTGAAAATATTGGTGTTTTTTGAGGTATTGTGGTTATTAATTGAGAGAGTTGTTAGAGTGAAATAAAGTGGGAATGATATGAGATGATTGTAGAGTACGGGAGTTAGATTAGTTTAAGGG includes:
- the LOC127004985 gene encoding protein FAM9A-like, translating into MPNMNLKKLWRKKTVTLTEYDPTYKVVYLGNVLTGWAKGEGCVDKPLATLWRNYCQSNRQDIAMKVTICGAGLRAVTREHGLTEYWAHRVTYCAAHPAYPRVFCWVYRHEGRRLKQELRCHAVLCPKNTKAEAMATQLRVRLAAALQEFRREKVVRQNARLSLMHALYDSASIPRRKLLLSTGGSNYRPPLERSKSAPKLGAIEEILEEEEEEEEEEEDGSDGEAASVHLQPGADVGGSSTVSDTTSDILMDYDSESEAASGGRETCVLEEEDEEEEEEEEEEEEEVSQEEVKVKEGGGTRTGQIQKCEVNAYDSDLMYCPAPPLPTLESVEEAADDDEGRCGSDTHEDEEDEAASDLGLLATLARELTLAPPGEESLTSDQPESLGSHCDSCGSSCGACEAGSEQDDPPHTHHHHHIIETGDGGGKMAARLDGDNISEESGYSEDKDSLQNL